The following proteins come from a genomic window of Candidatus Blochmanniella vafra str. BVAF:
- a CDS encoding FeS cluster assembly protein SufD, producing the protein MVGYVKDSKTQILRQWYLLFKQQHNNCLSNADIKHWEFVKKYKATDNTYNLNNFNFFENLSKYHFIINSNLNIDICLYNSIKLPIDCYRVVFINGQFSFKFSDKIIDPWILTIHQGSKRYNIFNPPICPTMFSYLTECLSDTTIHIKLPKSIETKKPLYLLHINSGTKIPNQLSLSNSHYYLETEQYTNTSIIEHFVGINENSYLFNTRSSILIGKQSKLNHISLIYENQSSYHISNQDININSCAHANSNVFIISGSKFTSHQINSKINHSQSFLSLNSLTILLNKEIGKIQTYVEHNNQNHATSEQLHKIIANDHSTGVFQGLIKVNKNSIKTDSKMTNNNLLLNKSASVYSKPKLEIYSDSVQCGHGATVGCIDMNHVFYLNTRGIVKKDAINMLIYAFTIEITKNITHPFLQDVTTQKINHILSGM; encoded by the coding sequence ATGGTTGGATATGTTAAGGATAGTAAAACTCAAATATTGCGCCAATGGTATCTATTATTCAAACAACAACATAATAATTGTCTTTCTAATGCAGATATCAAACATTGGGAATTTGTAAAAAAATATAAAGCAACAGATAATACATATAATCTTAATAATTTTAATTTCTTTGAAAATTTGTCGAAATATCATTTTATAATTAATTCAAATTTAAATATTGATATATGTCTATACAATTCCATAAAACTTCCTATCGACTGTTATCGTGTGGTATTTATTAATGGGCAATTTTCCTTCAAATTCAGCGATAAAATAATTGATCCATGGATATTAACAATCCATCAAGGTTCTAAGCGGTATAACATATTTAATCCTCCCATTTGTCCAACAATGTTCTCGTATTTAACTGAATGTTTAAGTGATACTACAATACATATAAAATTACCTAAATCAATTGAAACAAAAAAACCATTATATTTACTACATATTAATTCAGGCACTAAAATACCTAATCAGTTATCTCTATCGAATTCTCACTATTATTTAGAAACAGAACAATACACTAACACATCTATTATAGAACATTTCGTTGGTATAAATGAAAATAGTTATTTGTTTAATACTAGATCATCCATCCTTATAGGCAAACAATCTAAACTCAATCATATTAGTTTAATATATGAAAATCAATCCAGCTATCATATATCAAATCAGGATATCAATATCAATAGTTGCGCTCATGCAAATAGCAACGTATTTATTATTTCAGGTTCTAAATTTACATCCCATCAAATAAATTCTAAAATTAATCACTCCCAATCATTTTTATCTTTAAATAGTTTAACTATTTTATTAAATAAAGAAATTGGTAAAATACAAACATATGTAGAACATAATAATCAAAATCATGCTACAAGTGAGCAATTACATAAAATTATAGCAAATGATCATAGTACTGGAGTATTTCAGGGTTTAATTAAAGTCAATAAAAATTCTATAAAAACTGATAGTAAAATGACTAATAATAATTTATTATTAAATAAATCTGCTTCGGTATATAGCAAACCAAAGCTCGAAATTTATTCCGATTCTGTTCAATGTGGTCATGGAGCAACAGTAGGATGTATTGATATGAATCATGTATTTTATTTAAATACACGAGGTATTGTAAAAAAAGATGCAATTAATATGTTAATTTATGCATTTACTATAGAAATTACAAAAAACATTACGCACCCGTTTCTGCAAGACGTAACAACACAAAAAATTAATCATATCTTATCAGGAATGTAA
- the slyA gene encoding transcriptional regulator SlyA: protein MESSLGSNLARLVKMWRTLIDYRLKPLKLTQTHWITLYNIYQLPPDQSQIQLAKAIGIEQPSLVRTLDQLELKGLIVRNTCPNDRRAKRITLTPKAKPIIIKVNQVINMTRVEVFNGFTCKEVHEFNSTLFKLEKNITTLYNNS, encoded by the coding sequence TTGGAATCATCATTGGGGTCAAATTTAGCTCGCCTTGTTAAAATGTGGCGTACCTTAATTGATTATCGTTTAAAACCACTAAAGCTTACACAAACTCATTGGATTACATTATATAATATTTATCAATTACCTCCAGATCAGTCCCAAATTCAATTAGCAAAAGCTATAGGCATTGAACAACCATCTTTGGTCAGAACATTGGACCAACTTGAATTAAAAGGTTTAATTGTTAGAAATACCTGCCCTAATGATCGTAGAGCAAAGCGCATCACATTGACTCCAAAAGCAAAACCTATTATCATTAAAGTAAATCAAGTTATTAATATGACTAGAGTCGAAGTCTTTAATGGATTTACTTGCAAAGAAGTACATGAATTTAATAGTACTTTATTTAAATTAGAAAAAAATATAACGACTTTATATAACAATTCTTAA
- a CDS encoding riboflavin synthase, with amino-acid sequence MFSGIIQAVVPVHQIYKETTHFIKYTIKFPPHLLIKLTIGSSISNNGCCLTVVSINQNLVSFHIIHETLKLTNMNKLKIGDLINIEKSIRYNSRIGGHLMNGHVDCTGEIKKVINFKKNKIIWIKINNNYFQKYIIQQGSIGIDGVSLTINKILNNYIRICLIPHTTNNTTLGIKKTGNIVNIEIDFITKIITNTTEKILYNANYTLIRK; translated from the coding sequence ATGTTTTCAGGTATTATACAAGCTGTAGTTCCTGTACATCAAATTTATAAAGAAACAACTCACTTTATAAAATATACAATTAAATTTCCCCCTCATTTACTTATTAAATTAACAATTGGCTCTTCTATCTCCAACAATGGATGTTGTCTCACAGTAGTTTCTATTAATCAAAATTTAGTCAGTTTTCATATAATACATGAAACATTAAAATTAACTAATATGAATAAATTAAAAATAGGAGATTTAATTAATATAGAAAAGTCAATACGTTATAATTCAAGGATCGGAGGCCATTTAATGAATGGGCATGTTGATTGCACAGGAGAAATAAAAAAAGTAATAAATTTTAAAAAAAATAAAATAATATGGATTAAAATAAACAACAATTACTTTCAAAAATATATTATACAACAAGGATCTATTGGAATTGATGGAGTAAGTTTAACAATTAACAAAATTTTAAACAACTATATACGTATTTGTTTAATTCCACATACAACAAACAATACTACACTTGGAATAAAAAAGACAGGGAATATAGTCAATATTGAAATTGATTTCATAACTAAAATTATTACTAATACTACAGAAAAAATATTGTATAATGCAAATTATACCTTAATAAGGAAATAA
- the rnt gene encoding ribonuclease T, with product MTNKYKKNNTLKSRFRGFYPVVIDVETAGLNANTDALLEIATITLKMDSDGWLCMDNVLHFNIKSFPGANLHPSALALNKIDPNNPLRFAVTEQEALNEIFKMVNMGIKIHECHKAIIVAHNASFDHSFIMAAIERISDTNNNMNVNPFHPFVTFDTAALSGLVFGQTVLATACKHAGIVFDKSKAHSALYDTEKTAILFCELVNIWKRLGGWPPSSSINN from the coding sequence ATGACGAATAAATATAAAAAAAATAATACTTTAAAATCAAGATTTAGAGGTTTTTATCCTGTTGTTATTGATGTAGAAACAGCAGGATTAAATGCTAATACTGATGCTTTATTAGAAATTGCAACAATTACTTTAAAAATGGATTCAGATGGTTGGTTGTGTATGGATAACGTTTTGCATTTTAATATTAAATCTTTTCCTGGGGCTAATCTACACCCTTCAGCATTGGCTCTTAATAAAATTGATCCAAATAATCCTTTGCGGTTTGCGGTAACAGAACAAGAAGCTTTAAATGAAATTTTTAAAATGGTTAATATGGGTATTAAAATCCATGAATGTCATAAGGCCATAATAGTAGCTCATAATGCTTCTTTTGACCATAGTTTTATAATGGCTGCAATAGAACGTATTAGTGATACTAATAATAATATGAATGTTAATCCATTCCATCCTTTTGTTACATTTGATACTGCTGCTTTGAGTGGATTAGTATTTGGTCAAACAGTTTTAGCTACAGCTTGTAAACATGCCGGTATTGTTTTTGATAAAAGCAAAGCGCATTCTGCGTTATATGATACTGAAAAAACTGCTATTTTATTTTGCGAATTAGTAAACATATGGAAACGACTTGGAGGATGGCCACCATCATCAAGTATTAATAATTGA
- the grxD gene encoding Grx4 family monothiol glutaredoxin, with translation MNNTIKTIKQQIKTHPILLYMKGTPNIFKCGFSSKASQILSEYIKSFVYIDVLVHTDIRSALPSFSNWPTFPQLWVEGKLIGGFDILSDMHQDGSLKKLIDPIKIKYNLD, from the coding sequence ATGAACAATACAATAAAAACAATCAAACAACAAATTAAAACACATCCAATCCTTTTATATATGAAAGGAACTCCTAATATATTTAAATGTGGATTTTCTTCAAAAGCTTCTCAAATCTTATCTGAATATATAAAATCTTTTGTATATATAGATGTTTTAGTACATACAGACATTCGATCAGCTTTACCAAGTTTTTCTAATTGGCCAACTTTTCCTCAATTATGGGTAGAAGGAAAATTAATAGGAGGATTTGATATTCTTTCTGACATGCATCAAGATGGAAGTTTGAAAAAACTTATTGACCCAATTAAAATAAAATACAATTTGGATTAA
- the fumC gene encoding class II fumarate hydratase has translation MTKYTKLIHKSLDLSHNLWGPQTELSLKYFNISYEKMPLELIKSLAFIKRAAAQVNFDLKLLDFNRSEAIIKAADEVLSGIHESEFPLSVWQTGSGTQSNMNINEVLSNRANELLKKKLGNKKKLLVHPNDHVNKSQSSNDVFPSAMHIAIIISLKEQLIPTVKILQKTLLKKSIQFRDIIKIGRTHLQDAIPLTLGQEISGWDFMLRKDIDHIKLHIPYLSTLALGGTAVGTGFGAHPEYDERVVLELSRLINHTFVSAPNKFESLSTCNALVHSHGALKGLATSMMKIANDIRLLASGPRCGIGEIIIPANEPGSSMMPGKVNPTQCESMTMLCCQVMGNDVSIGIGGASGNLELNVYRPLIIYNFLQSVRLLSDGIRNFHDYCVVGLQPNIKRIKELLDKSIMLVTALSLHIGYEKSAQIAKEAELTGVTLKTAAEKLGYISEDQFDEWVNPDNMIHPTETKLL, from the coding sequence ATGACTAAATATACTAAGTTAATTCATAAATCTTTAGATTTATCTCATAACTTATGGGGACCTCAAACAGAACTATCATTGAAATATTTTAATATTTCTTACGAAAAAATGCCTTTAGAATTAATCAAGTCACTAGCGTTTATTAAACGTGCTGCTGCTCAAGTAAATTTCGATTTAAAATTACTTGATTTTAACAGATCTGAGGCTATTATTAAAGCCGCAGATGAAGTATTATCTGGAATCCATGAAAGTGAATTTCCGTTATCAGTTTGGCAAACTGGATCAGGTACTCAAAGTAACATGAATATAAACGAAGTTTTATCTAATCGAGCTAATGAATTACTAAAAAAGAAATTAGGAAACAAAAAAAAATTATTAGTACATCCAAATGATCATGTTAATAAAAGTCAAAGTTCTAATGATGTCTTTCCCAGCGCTATGCATATAGCAATTATTATCAGTTTAAAGGAACAATTAATACCTACAGTTAAAATATTGCAAAAAACTTTATTAAAAAAATCTATTCAGTTTCGTGATATTATTAAAATTGGCCGTACTCATCTGCAAGATGCTATTCCACTCACTTTAGGTCAAGAAATTTCCGGATGGGATTTTATGTTAAGAAAAGATATAGATCATATTAAACTTCATATTCCCTATTTAAGTACATTAGCATTAGGAGGAACAGCTGTAGGAACTGGTTTTGGAGCGCATCCAGAATATGATGAACGAGTTGTACTTGAATTATCTCGTTTAATTAATCATACTTTTGTAAGTGCACCAAATAAGTTTGAATCTTTATCTACATGTAATGCATTAGTTCATAGTCATGGAGCATTAAAAGGATTAGCTACATCTATGATGAAAATTGCAAATGATATACGATTATTAGCATCTGGCCCCCGATGTGGAATTGGGGAAATAATTATTCCAGCTAATGAGCCTGGGAGTTCGATGATGCCTGGTAAAGTTAATCCTACTCAATGCGAGTCTATGACCATGTTATGTTGTCAAGTTATGGGTAATGATGTTAGCATAGGGATTGGAGGAGCATCTGGAAATTTAGAATTAAATGTGTATAGGCCATTAATAATTTATAATTTTTTACAATCAGTACGATTACTATCAGATGGGATAAGAAATTTTCATGATTATTGTGTTGTTGGATTACAACCAAATATTAAGCGAATAAAAGAGTTATTAGATAAATCGATAATGTTAGTAACTGCATTGAGTTTGCATATTGGATATGAAAAATCAGCGCAAATTGCTAAAGAAGCTGAGTTAACGGGAGTAACTTTAAAAACTGCAGCAGAAAAATTGGGATATATTTCTGAAGATCAATTTGATGAATGGGTTAATCCTGATAACATGATTCATCCTACTGAAACTAAATTATTGTAA
- the pdxH gene encoding pyridoxamine 5'-phosphate oxidase, which produces MIINSFEIFNTRREYNLGTLRRSNLTTNPMDLFSKWLQEAYLKKIPDPNAMCISTVDRTGQPFQRLVLLKYFNDETMMFFTNLKSRKSIHLIDNPKISLCFPWSIIDRQVIVTGNVNKLSQKEVSQYFYTRPKNNQISTWASRQSSIVSSRNIFENKFLKFKTKYLNKNIPFPKFWGGYKIYINSIEFWQGGMYRLHDRFIYRKNKKKWSVDRLSP; this is translated from the coding sequence ATGATAATCAATTCATTTGAAATTTTCAATACAAGAAGAGAGTACAACTTAGGAACATTACGAAGATCAAATTTAACCACCAATCCTATGGATTTGTTTTCTAAATGGCTGCAAGAGGCTTATCTAAAAAAAATACCTGATCCAAATGCAATGTGCATATCAACAGTGGATCGTACAGGACAACCATTTCAACGACTAGTATTATTAAAATATTTTAATGATGAAACAATGATGTTTTTTACAAATTTGAAAAGTCGTAAATCCATACATTTAATTGATAATCCTAAAATAAGTTTATGCTTTCCTTGGAGTATAATAGATAGACAAGTTATCGTTACGGGTAACGTTAATAAACTTTCTCAAAAAGAAGTGTCACAATATTTTTATACAAGACCAAAAAATAATCAAATTAGTACTTGGGCGTCTAGACAATCCTCTATTGTTTCATCTCGCAATATATTCGAAAACAAATTTTTAAAATTTAAAACTAAATACTTAAACAAAAATATTCCGTTTCCAAAATTTTGGGGTGGATATAAAATCTATATCAATAGTATTGAATTCTGGCAAGGAGGAATGTATCGATTGCATGATCGCTTTATATATAGAAAAAATAAAAAAAAATGGTCTGTTGATCGTTTATCCCCTTAA
- the tyrS gene encoding tyrosine--tRNA ligase yields the protein MTNVDVINYLYERGFIAQITNKNILNSILQSKSITLYCGFDPTSDSLHIGHLVPLLCLKKFQKFGHKPIILLGGATGLIGDPSFKDSERQLNPMNTIQQWIEKIKSQISSFIDLNSKNHPHNIHIVNNYTWFSSTNILTFLRDIGKFFSINKMINKDFIKKRLKEDNCGISYTEFSYNLMQSYDFFYLYKNYGVILQIGGSDQWGNIISGIDLIRRIYNKKTYGITVPLLTTINNIKFGKTEKNTIWIDPNKTSPYKFYQYWLNIDDKQVCSFLKIFTDMNIEQINFLEKKMNNNYFIPITKTTLAEKITKLIHGKQGLKSAQRITKNIFYDHPLDLTLEDFNQLAKDGIPSIILKKDITLQQALVESKLATSKSQARYFIESHAITINKIKQLNKQYIFNNTDRLFNSYTLLKKGKKHSCLIQWK from the coding sequence ATTACTAATGTTGACGTGATAAATTATTTATATGAACGCGGATTTATAGCTCAAATTACTAATAAGAACATATTAAACTCAATATTACAATCAAAATCAATAACCTTATACTGTGGATTCGATCCTACTTCTGATAGTTTACATATTGGTCATTTAGTTCCACTACTATGTTTAAAAAAATTTCAAAAATTTGGACATAAACCGATAATTTTATTAGGTGGGGCTACAGGATTAATTGGTGATCCAAGTTTCAAAGATTCTGAACGTCAACTAAATCCAATGAACACAATTCAACAGTGGATCGAAAAAATTAAGTCACAAATTTCTTCATTTATTGATTTAAATAGTAAAAATCATCCTCACAACATTCATATTGTTAACAATTACACATGGTTTTCCTCTACAAATATTTTAACATTTTTAAGAGATATAGGAAAATTTTTTTCTATAAATAAAATGATAAATAAAGATTTTATAAAAAAACGCTTAAAAGAAGATAATTGTGGAATTTCTTATACTGAATTTTCATATAATTTAATGCAAAGTTATGATTTTTTTTATTTATATAAAAATTATGGAGTAATATTACAAATTGGAGGTTCAGATCAATGGGGCAACATCATATCTGGTATTGACTTAATTAGACGTATATACAACAAAAAAACTTATGGCATTACAGTGCCTTTATTAACAACTATAAATAACATCAAATTTGGAAAAACAGAAAAAAATACAATTTGGATTGATCCAAATAAAACTAGTCCATACAAATTTTACCAATATTGGTTAAATATTGATGATAAACAAGTATGTTCTTTTCTGAAAATATTTACAGATATGAATATAGAACAAATTAATTTTTTAGAAAAAAAAATGAATAACAACTATTTTATTCCTATCACTAAAACAACACTGGCAGAAAAAATAACTAAATTGATACACGGAAAACAAGGATTAAAATCAGCTCAACGTATTACAAAAAATATCTTTTATGATCACCCCCTTGACTTAACTTTAGAAGATTTTAATCAACTAGCTAAAGATGGAATTCCTAGTATTATACTGAAAAAAGATATTACATTACAACAAGCTTTAGTAGAATCAAAATTAGCAACTTCTAAATCTCAAGCTCGATATTTTATTGAATCTCATGCTATTACAATTAATAAAATCAAACAGCTAAATAAACAATACATTTTTAATAATACTGATAGACTATTTAATTCTTATACATTATTAAAAAAAGGGAAAAAGCATTCTTGTTTAATTCAATGGAAATAA
- a CDS encoding SufS family cysteine desulfurase: MTVDYPIKKIRSNFPILNKMINKYPLTYLDNAATTQKPDVVIESQAYYYRNECSSAHRSVHSLSTLSTDYMEKTRLYVANFINASKSEEIVFVKGTTDAINLIANSWGRNFINYGDNILISEMEHHSNILPWQILAKEKNIKLNYIPLLYDGSLNLTKLSTLIDHRTRLVSITHMSNVVGIINPLIEIINIVHTKSNAIILIDGAQGIAHQLVDVQKLNCDFYVFSGHKIYAPSGIGIMYGKSELLKKMKPWIVGGGIVKDVSLTQNATFIDSPWKFESGSSNVSGIVALRNAIKYVNSIGIENIFRHETQLMSYTRHMLLKKNLNLMLYNKNNKSSSMIAFNFKLHNSYDIGTLLNQYGIAIRTGHHCAIPLMNHFKVSGMCRASFAMYTNTEDIDRFIDGLIRIQNLFI, from the coding sequence ATGACAGTCGATTATCCCATAAAAAAAATAAGATCAAATTTTCCTATACTAAATAAAATGATTAATAAATATCCATTAACCTACCTGGATAACGCTGCTACTACTCAAAAACCTGATGTTGTTATCGAATCGCAAGCTTATTATTATAGAAATGAATGTTCTTCTGCTCATAGAAGTGTGCATAGTTTAAGTACTTTATCCACTGATTACATGGAAAAAACTAGATTATATGTAGCAAATTTTATTAATGCATCTAAATCAGAAGAAATAGTTTTCGTTAAAGGAACAACCGATGCTATTAATTTAATTGCCAACAGTTGGGGTCGTAATTTCATTAATTATGGAGATAATATTTTAATTAGTGAAATGGAACATCATTCTAATATTCTACCATGGCAAATTTTGGCAAAAGAAAAAAATATTAAGTTAAATTATATCCCGTTATTATATGATGGATCGTTAAATTTAACTAAATTATCCACATTGATAGATCACCGAACGCGGTTGGTATCAATAACACATATGTCTAATGTTGTGGGTATAATTAATCCATTAATTGAAATAATTAATATAGTACATACTAAAAGTAATGCGATAATATTAATAGATGGGGCTCAAGGTATTGCTCACCAATTAGTAGATGTACAAAAATTAAATTGTGATTTTTATGTATTTTCTGGACATAAAATATATGCTCCATCTGGAATTGGAATAATGTATGGAAAATCAGAATTACTAAAAAAAATGAAACCATGGATAGTAGGGGGTGGAATAGTTAAAGATGTCAGTTTAACACAAAATGCAACATTCATAGATTCTCCATGGAAATTTGAATCAGGTTCTTCTAATGTTAGTGGAATCGTAGCTTTAAGAAATGCTATTAAATATGTTAATTCTATAGGAATAGAAAATATTTTTAGACATGAAACCCAATTAATGTCTTATACAAGACATATGTTATTGAAAAAAAATTTAAATTTAATGCTATATAATAAAAATAATAAATCAAGTAGTATGATTGCCTTTAATTTTAAATTACATAATTCCTATGATATAGGAACATTGTTAAACCAATATGGGATTGCTATTAGGACAGGCCACCATTGCGCAATTCCTTTAATGAATCATTTTAAGGTTTCTGGAATGTGCAGAGCTTCTTTTGCTATGTATACTAATACAGAAGATATAGACCGTTTTATAGATGGACTAATTCGAATACAAAATTTATTTATATAA
- a CDS encoding SufE family protein: MLPTKNQLLKNFYSCANWEEKYLYIIDLGKLLPIFPERFRTTKYLIKNCQSNTWIALIPILNKKPDQHLNKNQNTSFVKFYGDSDSVIIKGIITIIFIVYQNLSIESIINFDIRHFLTQLALNQHLTISRSQGVYSILDDIQTQSNNLLLSSSKTHLT, translated from the coding sequence ATGCTCCCTACAAAAAATCAATTGTTAAAAAATTTTTATAGTTGTGCTAATTGGGAAGAAAAATATCTATATATAATAGATCTTGGAAAATTGCTCCCAATCTTTCCTGAAAGATTTCGAACAACAAAATATTTAATCAAAAATTGCCAAAGCAATACTTGGATTGCTTTAATCCCTATTTTAAATAAGAAGCCCGATCAACATTTAAATAAAAATCAAAATACGTCCTTTGTAAAGTTTTATGGAGATAGCGATTCTGTCATTATTAAAGGAATTATTACAATAATCTTTATCGTATATCAAAATTTAAGCATTGAATCTATTATAAATTTTGATATACGACATTTCCTCACTCAATTAGCGCTAAATCAACATTTAACCATATCCAGATCCCAAGGGGTATATTCTATACTAGATGATATTCAAACTCAATCAAACAACTTATTATTATCAAGTTCAAAAACTCACCTTACATAA
- a CDS encoding LPP leucine zipper domain-containing protein, whose amino-acid sequence MNNKILMYFVTVFSTLILVSCASTTKITELSAEVQELSTRLDQLNSNVDILKPEIEQAKNEAHRANKRLDNQISLYRK is encoded by the coding sequence ATGAATAATAAAATATTAATGTATTTTGTGACAGTTTTCAGTACTTTAATTTTAGTAAGTTGTGCAAGTACTACGAAAATAACGGAGTTATCCGCAGAAGTACAAGAATTAAGTACTAGATTAGATCAGCTAAATAGCAATGTTGATATTTTAAAACCTGAAATAGAACAAGCTAAAAATGAAGCACATAGAGCTAACAAACGACTTGATAATCAAATATCTTTATATCGTAAATAA
- the nth gene encoding endonuclease III yields MNRIKRYQILCKLRDYNANITTYDTELIYHSPFELLIAVLLSARARDVQVNKVTESLFQVANTPQDMLFLGINRIRYYIRSIGLFNSKAVNIIKICQLLIEKFNGFLPENREELESLPGVGRKTASIILNVIFGWPTIAVDTHVFRFCNRSKFAIGNNVAAVEQKLISVVPREFKKNCHLWLIRHGRNTCHAKKPSCNSCVINSLCEFDMKKFFGF; encoded by the coding sequence ATGAATCGTATTAAACGTTACCAAATTTTATGTAAATTACGAGATTACAATGCTAATATCACAACTTATGATACTGAGTTGATTTATCATTCTCCATTTGAATTACTTATTGCAGTATTATTATCAGCACGTGCTCGAGATGTTCAAGTTAATAAAGTAACTGAAAGTTTATTTCAAGTTGCTAATACTCCTCAGGATATGTTATTTCTTGGAATCAATAGAATTAGATATTATATTAGATCCATTGGATTATTTAATTCTAAAGCAGTTAATATAATAAAAATTTGTCAGTTGTTAATAGAAAAATTTAATGGGTTTTTACCAGAAAATCGAGAAGAATTAGAATCATTACCAGGAGTGGGTCGAAAAACTGCTAGTATTATTTTAAATGTAATTTTTGGTTGGCCTACTATTGCTGTAGACACTCATGTATTCAGATTCTGTAATAGAAGTAAATTTGCAATTGGGAATAATGTCGCTGCTGTAGAACAGAAATTGATTTCTGTAGTACCAAGAGAATTTAAAAAAAATTGTCATTTATGGTTAATACGACATGGCCGAAATACATGTCATGCTAAAAAACCCAGTTGTAATAGTTGTGTTATTAATAGTTTATGTGAATTTGACATGAAAAAATTTTTTGGTTTTTAA